The DNA region GCGCAACGGACTGATCCCGGTGCTGACCGGCCTGGTGCTGGGATTGGCTGCATCGTTCCCGGTCAGCAACCTGCTCAGCAACCAACTCTACGGAGTCCAGGCCGGCGACCCCCTGACCCTCTCGGCGGTTGCCCTGGGACTGCTCTTGGTAGCCGCCCTGGCCTGCTGGCATCCCGCCCGCCGCGCCACCCGGACCGACCCCGTGCAGGCCCTAAGGGCCGAGTGATGAACCGAACTAAGCACGCCCCGAAAAAACCGCTCAGATTGGCCAAGCGGCTAATCAGCCTCTTCCCGCCAGAATTCCGCAGCGAATATGCCCGCGAGGTGCTGGAGACTCTCAGTCAGCGCGCCCACGAGGTACGCGGACGCTCATTCCGGCGCCGCCTGCTCTTCTGGACCCGCGAATACCGTTCGCTGCTGCTTCAAGCCCTGCACCTGCGCTTCAAACGCCCCCGCCAGGGACGTGTCCGCCGACGAACGAGGTGGAATATGCTCAAGACCCTTCCCGTCGACCTGAAACGAACCCTGCGCGGCTTGGCCAAGCGTCCCGGATTTACAGCCCTGGCCGTGATCACCCTGGCCCTGGGCATCGGAGCCAACACGGCCATTTTCAGCCTCATCGACCAGGTCATCCTGCGCTCGCTGCCCTATTTCGACTCCGACCGCCTGATGACGGTCTGGTTTCACGATCTTGAGGACTTCGAGCGCATCAACTCCGCCACTCCCGCCGACTACCTCGACTGGCGCGATCAGGTCAGCGGCTACGAGTCGATGGCGGCCTATTTCTACTCCAACTTCGACTTGCAGGCCGAAGGCAGCGAACCCGAGAGCATCCGCACCGTCCTGGCCTTGGGCGACCTGCTGGGCGTGCTGGGGGTGAAGCCCGCCCACGGACGCACCTGGACCTCCGAGGAGGGCCGCCAGGTCAACGTCGGCGAAGAAGGAGCCCCGGAAGACGGCCGTGCGGGGGTCATCGTGCTTTCCCACGACCTGGCCCAGCGCCTCTACGACTCTCCCGAGCAGGCGGTGGGTCAGGAGCTGCGCCTGAGCGGACGTCCTCATGCCGTGCTGGGCGTGATGCCCGCCGGCTTCTACTTCCCCTTCGCCCGCATCGAGGCCTGGCTGCCCGTGCAGCTCTCTCCGGGTTCGGCGGAAAACCGCAGCGAGTACTTCTTGCGCGCTCTGCTGCGCCTGCCCGACTCGCCCGGCGCACGCCAGCGCCTGGAGGCCGAGTACCAGTCATTGGCGGCACGCATGCGCCAGGAGCATCCCGTCAGCAACGGCGACTCCGGCATCCGGCTGATGCCCTTGCAGGAGGTGCTGGTATCCGATGTCCGCGACTCGCTGGTCCTGTTGTGGCTGGCGGTGGGAGCGGTGCTGCTGGTGGCCTGCGTCAACCTGGCCAACCTGATGCTGGTGCGCAACATGGGGCGGACGCGCGAAATGGCCGTGCGCAAAGCGCTGGGCGCCGGACGCCTGCAGACCCTCTGGCAAAGCCTGCTGGAAAGCCTCGCACTGGCCGCCGCTGGAGGCGCCGCCGGCGTCCTGCTGGCCTGGCTGGGCCTGGACGCGGTCAAAGCACTGGCGCCCGCCGACATGCCGCGCCTGGACGAGGTCGCCATCGACCCGCGCGTGCTGCTCTTCTCGCTGGCCATCTCGCTGGCGGCTGGTGTCTTCTTCGGCATCCTGCCGGCCCTGCGCATTTCCCGCCAGGACCCCGCTTCGGCCCTGGCCGGCGGACGCACCAGCGCCGGCGGACAGTCGGCCAGCCGCTTCCAGCGCGGACTGGTGGTGGCCGAGGTAGCGCTCTCCGTGGTGCTGCTGATCGCCGCCGGACTGACCCTGCGCAGCTTCCGCCAGGTGGTGTCCCAGCACCCCGGCTATGAAGCCGAGGGATTGCTGGCCGTCAGCCTCTACGTTCCCGACTACCGCTATCCCGAGAGGAGCCATGTCAACAGCTATTTCCAGCGCGTGGTGGAAGAGTCGCGGGCCCTGCCCGGCGTCACCGCCGCCAGCTACAGCTCCGTCCTGCCCCTTTCCGGGGGCGGCAACAGCGCCTGGCTGCAAGTCCGCGAGCGTCCTCACGGCGAGGGCCAGTCGCCTCCCTCGGTCTACTACCGGGTGGCGCAACGCGACCTCTTCCGCACCCTGGGGATGAGCGTCAAGCGCGGACGCGATTTCGAGCCGCAAGACCGGGCCGATGCCCCGCCCGTGGCCGTGGTCAACGAGGCCTTCTTCAAGCGCTATCTGCAAGATCAGAATCACGATCCCTTCAACACCCACATCTCGCTGGGACCGGTTGGATTCATGCCCTGGATGCGCATCGTGGGGGTGGTGGGCGACGTCCGCAACCAGGGACTCGACCAGGAAACCCGTCCCGCCGTCTTCCTGCTGCGCGAGCAACTGGTGTGGGACTGGCGCTTCGTCCAGCTCATCGTCCGCTCGTCGCCGGGCATGCTCGACGGCACCCGCGCCCAACTGCGCGAGACGCTGCGCCGCATCGATCCTCAGATTCCCGTCTTCCAGATCCGCGAAGTCAAGCAGGACATCGCCGCCTCGGTGGGGCTGCGCCGTTCGGTGGTCAGGCTGCTGGCCAGCTTCGCCGCGCTGGCCCTGCTTCTCTCCGGCGTCGGACTCTTCGGCGTGGTCAGCTTTACGGTGGGACGACGCATCCCGGAAATCGGCATCCGCATGGCCCTGGGCGCCGCCCCCTCGCGCATCGCCGCCTGGGTCTTCCGCAACGGACTGATTCCAGTGGCCCTGGGACTGGTCCTGGGCCTGGCCGCCTCTTTTCCCCTGACAGCCCTGCTGCGCAACCAACTCTACGGCGTCGGGCGGGGCGACCCGCTCACTTTGGCGGCGGTAGCCTTCGGTCTCATCGTGGTCGCGGTCCTGGCCTGCTGGCACCCCGCCCGCCGAGCCACCCGCACCGACCCCGTCCACGCGCTACGGGCCGAGTGAACCAGAGGCCCGTGGCCCTCCAGGCTCCCCGAAGGGGGGCCTGCCCTCCATGGCTTCAGCGAAGGAGGGCCGATCCAAGTGCGAGGTGCGATATGCGAAGTGCGAAGTGGCGCCCTAAGGCACCTTGATGGAATCACGAGCCAGCACCACCGCCGAGTTGTCGGACATCGACCTGTAATACCCGACAAACCGCTCGGTTTCCATGGCCCGGCGTTCAGCCAGATTGTGGGCCCAGCGGTAGGCGATGGGCTGGTACCAGAGTTCGGCGCGGACGCTGAAGGGTCCTCTCCGGGGGTCGACGGCGATGCTGTAAAGCACTTCGTCGCCGGGGGCCTCGAAATCAGCGTCCT from Acidobacteriota bacterium includes:
- a CDS encoding ABC transporter permease, with amino-acid sequence MAKRLISLFPPEFRSEYAREVLETLSQRAHEVRGRSFRRRLLFWTREYRSLLLQALHLRFKRPRQGRVRRRTRWNMLKTLPVDLKRTLRGLAKRPGFTALAVITLALGIGANTAIFSLIDQVILRSLPYFDSDRLMTVWFHDLEDFERINSATPADYLDWRDQVSGYESMAAYFYSNFDLQAEGSEPESIRTVLALGDLLGVLGVKPAHGRTWTSEEGRQVNVGEEGAPEDGRAGVIVLSHDLAQRLYDSPEQAVGQELRLSGRPHAVLGVMPAGFYFPFARIEAWLPVQLSPGSAENRSEYFLRALLRLPDSPGARQRLEAEYQSLAARMRQEHPVSNGDSGIRLMPLQEVLVSDVRDSLVLLWLAVGAVLLVACVNLANLMLVRNMGRTREMAVRKALGAGRLQTLWQSLLESLALAAAGGAAGVLLAWLGLDAVKALAPADMPRLDEVAIDPRVLLFSLAISLAAGVFFGILPALRISRQDPASALAGGRTSAGGQSASRFQRGLVVAEVALSVVLLIAAGLTLRSFRQVVSQHPGYEAEGLLAVSLYVPDYRYPERSHVNSYFQRVVEESRALPGVTAASYSSVLPLSGGGNSAWLQVRERPHGEGQSPPSVYYRVAQRDLFRTLGMSVKRGRDFEPQDRADAPPVAVVNEAFFKRYLQDQNHDPFNTHISLGPVGFMPWMRIVGVVGDVRNQGLDQETRPAVFLLREQLVWDWRFVQLIVRSSPGMLDGTRAQLRETLRRIDPQIPVFQIREVKQDIAASVGLRRSVVRLLASFAALALLLSGVGLFGVVSFTVGRRIPEIGIRMALGAAPSRIAAWVFRNGLIPVALGLVLGLAASFPLTALLRNQLYGVGRGDPLTLAAVAFGLIVVAVLACWHPARRATRTDPVHALRAE